From a region of the Zingiber officinale cultivar Zhangliang chromosome 4B, Zo_v1.1, whole genome shotgun sequence genome:
- the LOC121974364 gene encoding putative metallophosphoesterase At3g03305, with amino-acid sequence MAALEWALLLVLVAAAAQTLPMDTGEDSPAPRGRVIEVEEGPKSVVWVVQLSDLHISVHHPERAYDLQRYLGPALAMINPSLVLITGDLTDGKSKDLLTMKLDEVEWKEYQNVVDNIIQGSGLNKDIFYDLRGNHDCFGVPKAGGAYDYYHKYSINARTGRKGNVQSITLQNGRWRHLFVGFDSTMETSLRGPTNVFGHPTDKLLVDIDLELSQWDAESLVTKISFGHFPLSFSTLTDAGKSLRDVFLKHSLSAYLCGHLHTKFGNLKRHHQLDHSVNYFQNIHQEGFLSNNDNHNCSSKSVPLNEFWEWEMGDWRRSRTMRVLAIDSGHVSYVDIDFRLGSKDTIILPTFPLDSRFMQRISSVRDFKCQPERGSSYELVRTLVFSRQKIVLVSVKIYDTQYGTPNIVLDSNMEKVEGNRTRGDLYVAPWNWRAFADPSPSRYWLQITALDNFGKTSFSELRPFSINGLAAQVSWSWKEFRVMGLHWPSIYHPAFWSVLSFMFLLLVIPQVLFLFWNKLLTYEYVRPTNARSNKEHLVDAALLALMEFPRMTIVWLGFLLYLLYLSFFPWFFGHVFGELDAKASMSYQGWFIPKSDKNPDLRYVGVPDIMVVVLPHLCFVVLPTILVVGAMVAERTTHRRYFLLLSGKKDDGFSRDKNGQPKNVTSCYSHRICHGRWIRKLLFLVIALILWKHFKNCRDLVRAYDMNPIIDSPIYCFVIPVLLIYAAYKTSAV; translated from the exons ATGGCTGCGCTAGAATGGGCGCTGCTCCTCGTGCTCGTAGCGGCGGCGGCGCAGACGCTTCCGATGGATACCGGAGAAGACTCGCCGGCGCCGAGGGGGCGGGTGATCGAGGTGGAAGAGGGGCCCAAGTCGGTGGTGTGGGTGGTGCAGCTCTCCGACCTCCACATAAGCGTCCACCACCCGGAAAGGGCCTATGACCTACAGCGCTACCTCGGTCCCGCCCTCGCCATGATTAACCCCTCCCTCGTCCTCATCACCGGCGATCTCACCG ATGGGAAGAGTAAAGATCTATTGACCATGAAGCTTGATGAGGTGGAGTGGAAGGAGTATCAGAACGTTGTTGATAATATTATTCAAGGAAGTGGGCTTAACAAGGACATCTTCTATGACCTTAGAGGGAACCATGATTGTTTTGGTGTTCCCAAGGCTGGTGGTGCTTATGACTACTATCACAAGTACAGTATAAATGCAAGAACAGGGCGAAAAGGAAATGTCCAGAGCATTACATTACAG AATGGAAGATGGAGGCATCTTTTTGTTGGATTTGATAGCACGATGGAAACTAGTCTCCGTGGGCCAACAAATGTGTTTGGGCATCCAACCGACAAATTACTTGTAGATATAGATTTGGAACTTTCACAATGGGATGCTGAATCATTAGTAACAAAAATTTCCTTTGGGCACTTCCCTTTATCTTTCTCAACATTAACAGATGCAGGCAAAAGCTTAAGAGATGTATTCCTTAAGCACTCTTTGTCAGCTTATCTCTGTGGGCATCTTCATACAAAATTTGGCAACTTGAAGCGCCATCATCAATTAGACCATTcagtaaattattttcaaaacattcaTCAAGAAGGATTTCTCAGTAATAATGATAATCATAATTGCTCAAGCAAAAGTGTTCCCCTCAATGAATTTTGGGAATGGGAGATGGGTGACTGGAGAAGGAGTAGAACTATGAGAGTACTGGCTATTGATTCTGGACATGTTTCATATGTTGATATAGATTTCAGATTGGGATCTAAGGATACCATTATATTACCTACTTTTCCTTTGGACTCAAGGTTCATGCAAAGAATTTCATCAGTCCGTGATTTCAAATGTCAACCTGAGAGAGGCTCATCTTATGAGTTGGTGAGAACTCTAGTGTTTTCAAGACAGAAAATTGTGTTGGTATCTGTGAAGATATATGACACTCAGTATGGAACTCCTAATATCGTTCTAGATTCCAACATGGAAAAGGTTGAAGGCAATAGAACTAGAGGAGATCTCTATGTGGCTCCATGGAACTGGAGAGCGTTTGCAGATCCATCTCCTAGCCGCTATTGGCTGCAAATAACAGCTTTAGACAATTTTGGTAAAACCAGTTTCAGCGAATTAAGACCATTCTCTATCAATGGTCTTGCTGCACAAGTTAGTTGGAGCTGGAAAGAGTTCCGCGTAATGGGCTTACATTGGCCATCGATTTACCATCCTGCTTTTTGGTCTGTCCTCTCATTTATGTTCTTGTTACTTGTTATTCCACAAGTGTTATTTCTATTCTGGAATAAACTTCTCACTTATGAGTATGTTAGACCTACAAATGCAAGGAGTAACAAGGAACATTTAGTTGATGCTGCATTATTAGCGTTGATGGAGTTCCCCAGGATGACCATAGTATGGTTGGGGTTCCTGTTATATTTGCTCTACTTGTCATTTTTCCCTTGGTTCTTTGGACATGTATTTGGTGAACTTGACGCTAAAGCTTCTATGAGTTATCAAGGTTGGtttattccaaaatctgacaaaaATCCTGATCTCCGCTATGTTGGGGTACCTGATATCATGGTGGTTGTATTACCTCATCTTTGCTTTGTTGTTCTACCAACTATTTTAGTTGTCGGAGCAATGGTTGCAGAAAGAACAACACATCGAAGGTATTTCCTATTACTATCTGGGAAGAAGGATGATGGTTTTTCTAGAGACAAAAATGGGCAGCCTAAGAATGTGACTTCTTGCTATTCACACCGAATATGTCATGGAAGGTGGATTAGAAAGTTACTTTTTCTGGTCATTGCTTTAATCTTGTGGAAGCACTTTAAG AATTGCAGAGATTTGGTGAGGGCTTATGATATGAATCCTATTATCGATTCCCCTATCTATTGCTTTGTGATTCCAGTACTTCTAATATATGCTGCCTACAAGACTTCAGCAGTTTAG